One region of Rubripirellula tenax genomic DNA includes:
- the tkt gene encoding transketolase, with protein sequence MSTASTDIRTLAVDTIRALSMDAVQTANSGHPGTPMALAPIAYQLFNHEMRYDPAQPHWPGRDRFVLSCGHASMLLYSTLHLTGVKAVDKKTGQPTNKPSITMDDIKTFRQIGSVCAGHPEFAEAAGIETTTGPLGAGVSNSVGMAMAEKWLASNYNTKDLALFNYNVFALCSDGDMMEGIACEAASVAGHLKLDNLCWLYDDNNITIEGDTELAFSEDMATKFTGLGWNVVKVADANDLDAINKAVAKFHACHDKPTLIIVKSIIGYGAPNKQNTHGAHGAPLGWDEVALAKESYGLPADEKFYVPDGVMNHFAENIGKNGAKSYAEWQTVWSKYQSAEPAKAAELKSIFAGELPSGWDKDIPVFEASDKGDATRNSGGKVLNAIAKNVPFMIGGSADLAPSNKSDLTFEGAGEFLPRQYAGRNLHFGIREHAMAGITNGLSLSGLKSYCATFFVFTDYMRGAMRLAAIMHQPVIYILTHDSIGVGEDGPTHQPVEHLTACRAIPGLMVFRPGDANEVAECYRKAMTLTKNPSAFVLSRQNMPTVDRTKYAAAAGCAKGGYILEDCAGTPDVILMGSGSELCMCVEAAETLKKEGKKVRIVSMPCMDLFAEQSQAYRDEVLPPSVTNRVAIEAGIRMSWDRWIGSNGKFVGMSGYGASGPFDQVYAHFGINADSVVKAAKS encoded by the coding sequence ATGAGCACTGCATCGACTGACATCCGAACCCTTGCCGTCGACACCATCCGCGCCCTCAGTATGGACGCGGTTCAGACCGCCAACAGCGGCCACCCCGGCACGCCGATGGCGCTCGCACCGATCGCCTACCAATTGTTCAACCACGAAATGCGGTACGACCCGGCCCAACCGCATTGGCCCGGTCGCGATCGGTTCGTGCTGTCGTGCGGCCATGCTTCGATGCTGCTCTACAGCACGCTGCATTTGACCGGCGTCAAAGCCGTCGATAAGAAAACAGGCCAACCGACCAACAAACCGTCGATCACGATGGACGACATCAAAACGTTTCGCCAGATCGGCAGCGTCTGTGCCGGTCACCCCGAATTCGCTGAAGCCGCTGGCATCGAAACGACAACGGGCCCACTGGGCGCCGGAGTCAGCAATAGCGTTGGGATGGCGATGGCCGAAAAGTGGCTTGCATCCAACTACAACACCAAAGACTTGGCGTTGTTCAACTACAACGTCTTCGCCCTGTGCAGCGACGGCGACATGATGGAGGGCATCGCCTGCGAAGCCGCATCGGTCGCTGGCCACTTGAAGCTGGACAATCTGTGTTGGTTGTACGACGACAACAACATCACGATCGAAGGCGACACCGAACTTGCCTTCAGCGAAGACATGGCGACCAAGTTCACCGGACTCGGCTGGAATGTGGTGAAAGTCGCTGACGCCAACGACCTGGATGCAATCAACAAAGCCGTCGCCAAGTTCCACGCTTGTCATGACAAGCCAACGCTGATCATCGTCAAGAGCATCATCGGTTACGGTGCCCCGAACAAACAGAACACGCACGGCGCCCACGGCGCACCGCTTGGCTGGGACGAAGTCGCCTTGGCCAAAGAATCCTACGGTCTGCCCGCCGACGAAAAGTTCTATGTGCCCGACGGCGTCATGAACCACTTCGCCGAAAATATCGGCAAAAACGGTGCGAAATCGTATGCGGAATGGCAAACGGTTTGGTCCAAGTACCAGTCGGCCGAACCTGCGAAAGCCGCGGAACTAAAATCGATCTTCGCCGGCGAATTGCCCAGTGGTTGGGACAAAGACATCCCCGTCTTCGAAGCCAGCGACAAGGGCGACGCGACTCGCAACAGCGGCGGCAAAGTCCTCAACGCCATCGCCAAGAATGTCCCGTTCATGATCGGTGGCTCCGCCGACTTGGCGCCCAGCAACAAGTCCGACCTGACCTTCGAAGGCGCCGGCGAATTTCTGCCTCGCCAATATGCCGGCCGCAACCTGCACTTCGGTATCCGTGAACACGCGATGGCGGGGATCACCAACGGACTGTCGCTTTCCGGTTTGAAGTCCTACTGTGCGACGTTCTTTGTTTTCACCGATTACATGCGTGGTGCGATGCGGTTGGCAGCCATCATGCACCAACCAGTCATCTATATTTTGACGCACGATTCAATCGGCGTCGGCGAAGACGGACCGACTCACCAACCCGTCGAACACCTGACCGCATGCCGTGCGATCCCCGGCTTGATGGTCTTCCGTCCCGGTGACGCCAACGAAGTCGCCGAGTGTTACCGCAAGGCGATGACACTGACAAAGAACCCATCGGCGTTCGTGCTGTCACGTCAAAACATGCCCACCGTCGATCGCACGAAGTACGCGGCCGCGGCCGGTTGTGCGAAGGGCGGATACATTTTAGAAGACTGCGCGGGCACCCCCGACGTGATCTTGATGGGCAGCGGCAGCGAACTTTGCATGTGCGTCGAAGCGGCTGAAACGCTGAAGAAGGAAGGCAAGAAAGTTCGTATCGTCAGCATGCCTTGCATGGACCTATTCGCCGAACAATCGCAAGCCTATCGCGACGAAGTGCTGCCACCGTCGGTCACCAACCGCGTCGCAATCGAAGCGGGCATTCGTATGAGCTGGGATCGTTGGATCGGCAGCAACGGCAAGTTCGTCGGCATGAGCGGCTACGGTGCCAGCGGTCCGTTCGACCAAGTCTATGCCCACTTTGGCATCAACGCCGACTCGGTCGTCAAAGCCGCCAAGTCATAA
- the surE gene encoding 5'/3'-nucleotidase SurE, with the protein MRILLTNDDGVFAPGIAALEQQLRHLGEVVIVAPATEQSGVGHAITFLTPLTCKSIRRDGRHWAWAVDGSPADCVKLAIGELFKDDPVDIVVSGINNGLNSGINVLYSGTVAAAIEGAFFGITSVAVSLEYDEDADFAAAAVIARNVVRGISEHPEAQGRLFNLNVPTAATLAPKDVNVVPMGLAQYGRSYEKRNDPQGRPYYWALWSEPEIAPPEDADVSQLRAGNCTLTPLQFDLTERKLLESMKNWGLKG; encoded by the coding sequence ATGCGAATCCTGCTGACCAACGACGATGGAGTCTTCGCGCCGGGCATTGCGGCCCTGGAGCAGCAATTGCGGCATTTGGGCGAAGTCGTGATCGTCGCACCCGCCACCGAACAGTCCGGAGTGGGGCACGCGATCACGTTTCTGACGCCTTTGACGTGCAAATCCATTCGGCGTGACGGCCGCCACTGGGCCTGGGCCGTTGACGGATCGCCGGCCGATTGTGTGAAGCTGGCGATCGGCGAACTGTTCAAGGACGATCCGGTCGACATCGTGGTTTCGGGCATCAACAACGGCCTGAATTCGGGCATCAACGTCCTTTACAGTGGCACCGTGGCCGCGGCAATCGAGGGCGCGTTTTTCGGAATCACCAGTGTTGCGGTGTCGCTGGAATATGACGAGGACGCCGATTTCGCCGCCGCCGCCGTGATCGCTCGCAATGTGGTGCGAGGGATTTCCGAGCATCCCGAGGCCCAGGGGCGACTGTTCAATTTGAATGTTCCCACCGCGGCAACGCTGGCTCCCAAGGACGTGAACGTTGTGCCGATGGGCTTGGCTCAGTACGGCCGCAGCTATGAAAAGCGAAACGATCCTCAGGGCCGGCCGTATTACTGGGCACTGTGGTCCGAACCGGAAATCGCGCCGCCCGAAGACGCCGACGTCAGCCAACTGCGAGCCGGCAACTGCACGCTGACACCGCTGCAGTTCGACCTGACCGAACGGAAACTACTCGAGTCGATGAAGAATTGGGGGCTGAAGGGGTAG
- the guaA gene encoding glutamine-hydrolyzing GMP synthase, whose product MPQIESVSVDLPEDLTGQRIVVLDFGSQYAQLIARRVRDQNVYCQILRHDIAAERLAELAPKGIILSGGPSSVYAEGAPKCDPGLFDLGIPVLGICYGMQLTCEALGGKVDNTPSREYGPAKCKVGRQDELFADLPAEIDVWMSHGDQVSSISETFDTIASTPTCPYAAIRHRTLPVFGIQFHPEVTHTPLGGKLLENFVVGVCGCEPTWKLDDFADAVIQQVREQVGDRRVICGLSGGVDSSVVAALLYKAIGPQLSCILVDNGLLRKNEQQLVINEFTNHFKADLRVVEAEDRFLASLAGVTEPQEKRRRIGSDFIECFKAEATQIKDAHFLAQGTLYPDVIESGADPDGPAATIKLHHNVGGLPAELGFELIEPLRDLFKDEVRRLGLELGLPESLVWRHPFPGPGLAVRCLGEVTRDKLVVLREADAIVIEEIENAGLYRETSQTFVVLLPVQSVGVMGDARTYENAVAIRSVDTNDFMTADWSRLPYDLLARMSSRIINEVKGVNRVCYDISSKPPATIEWE is encoded by the coding sequence ATGCCCCAAATCGAATCCGTGTCCGTGGACTTGCCCGAAGACTTGACGGGCCAACGTATCGTCGTGCTCGACTTTGGGTCGCAGTACGCACAATTGATTGCACGCCGCGTTCGCGACCAGAACGTTTACTGCCAAATCCTTCGCCACGACATTGCCGCCGAGCGATTGGCTGAGCTTGCGCCCAAGGGCATCATCCTGTCGGGCGGTCCGTCGAGCGTTTACGCCGAAGGTGCCCCGAAGTGCGATCCCGGGTTGTTCGATCTGGGAATTCCCGTGCTGGGCATTTGCTACGGCATGCAATTGACTTGCGAAGCACTCGGCGGCAAGGTCGACAATACTCCGTCACGTGAATATGGCCCCGCGAAATGCAAGGTCGGTCGACAAGACGAACTGTTCGCCGACTTACCTGCCGAGATCGATGTCTGGATGAGTCACGGGGACCAAGTCAGTTCGATCAGTGAAACGTTTGACACGATCGCATCAACACCCACGTGCCCGTACGCGGCCATTCGGCACCGCACGCTTCCCGTTTTCGGGATTCAGTTTCACCCCGAAGTCACGCACACGCCACTTGGCGGCAAGCTGCTTGAGAACTTTGTCGTTGGCGTTTGCGGTTGCGAGCCGACGTGGAAATTGGATGACTTTGCCGATGCCGTGATTCAACAGGTCCGCGAGCAAGTCGGTGATCGCCGCGTGATTTGCGGGTTGTCCGGCGGCGTAGATTCGTCCGTGGTCGCGGCGCTGTTATACAAAGCGATCGGACCCCAATTGTCGTGCATCTTGGTCGACAACGGATTGCTTCGCAAAAACGAACAGCAGCTTGTGATCAACGAATTTACCAACCACTTCAAGGCGGACCTACGAGTCGTCGAAGCGGAAGACCGGTTCCTGGCATCGCTTGCCGGAGTTACCGAGCCCCAGGAAAAACGCCGACGGATTGGCAGCGACTTCATCGAATGCTTCAAAGCCGAAGCCACGCAAATCAAAGACGCCCATTTTCTGGCACAGGGCACGCTCTATCCCGATGTGATCGAAAGTGGTGCCGACCCGGACGGGCCTGCCGCGACGATCAAGTTGCACCACAACGTCGGTGGCCTGCCCGCGGAACTGGGATTTGAGCTGATCGAGCCGTTGAGAGATCTGTTTAAAGACGAAGTTCGTCGGCTCGGGTTGGAATTAGGACTACCAGAATCGTTGGTGTGGCGTCATCCTTTCCCAGGCCCCGGTTTGGCCGTGCGTTGCCTCGGCGAAGTGACGCGAGACAAATTGGTCGTACTGCGAGAAGCCGATGCGATCGTGATCGAAGAAATCGAAAACGCGGGCCTGTATCGCGAAACCAGCCAAACGTTTGTGGTTCTGTTACCGGTGCAAAGCGTGGGTGTCATGGGCGACGCCCGTACCTATGAAAACGCAGTCGCGATCCGCAGTGTTGATACAAACGATTTTATGACGGCGGATTGGAGTCGCCTGCCCTACGATTTGCTCGCTCGGATGAGTTCGCGAATCATCAACGAAGTCAAAGGAGTGAATCGAGTTTGCTACGACATCAGCAGCAAACCGCCCGCGACGATCGAGTGGGAATAA
- the ettA gene encoding energy-dependent translational throttle protein EttA codes for MSKQYIYQVENLVKKHGQKVVLDDVWLAFYPGAKIGVLGPNGAGKSTLMKIMAGKDTEFEGSARLANGATVGYLEQEPPLDETKTVFENVQIAVAERQAILDRYNEISMMLGEVTDDKQMTKLCDEMAVLQDTIDAANLWELDRHVEMSMAVMNLPPGEASVKNLSGGEKRRIALCQLLIRQPDLLLLDEPTNHLDAESVSWLEQHLAKYPGTVVAVTHDRYFLDNVAQWILEIDRGKGIPFEGNYTAWLEAREKRTQIEKRQAKARDRMLSRELEWIRMSPKARQTKSKARIKAYEEMSAQKFDEQNAELEIQIPPGRHLGDLVIEAKDIKKGYGDRVLMDNLNFRLPPGGIVGVIGPNGAGKTTLFKMLTGQEEPDAGSFKVGDTVDLGYVDQSRDSLDPDKTVFQEISGGTETIVLGGRNVNARSYVSKFNFKGPDQEKKVGILSGGERNRVHLAKLLRSGCNVLLLDEPTNDLDVDTLRSLEEAIANFAGCVVVTSHDRWFLDRLATHILAFEGDGKLTWCEGNFDTYERNLRERLGLDPEDEEAITKSRYKSIHAG; via the coding sequence ATGTCAAAACAATACATCTATCAAGTCGAAAATCTCGTCAAAAAGCACGGCCAGAAAGTGGTGCTCGATGACGTTTGGTTGGCCTTCTATCCTGGCGCTAAAATTGGCGTGCTCGGCCCCAACGGTGCGGGGAAATCGACCTTGATGAAAATCATGGCGGGCAAAGACACCGAGTTCGAAGGCTCGGCACGTTTGGCCAATGGTGCAACAGTCGGATACTTGGAACAGGAACCGCCACTCGACGAAACCAAGACGGTGTTCGAGAACGTTCAAATCGCTGTCGCGGAACGCCAAGCGATCCTGGATCGCTACAACGAAATCAGCATGATGTTGGGTGAAGTCACCGACGATAAGCAGATGACGAAGCTTTGCGATGAAATGGCAGTGCTGCAGGACACCATCGATGCCGCCAACCTTTGGGAACTGGACCGCCACGTCGAAATGTCGATGGCGGTGATGAACTTGCCGCCCGGCGAAGCAAGCGTCAAGAATTTGTCGGGTGGCGAGAAACGCCGCATCGCACTTTGCCAATTGTTGATTCGCCAGCCTGATTTGTTGCTGCTGGACGAACCGACCAACCACTTGGATGCGGAAAGCGTTTCCTGGTTAGAACAGCACTTGGCCAAGTACCCCGGAACCGTCGTCGCCGTGACGCACGACCGTTACTTCTTGGACAACGTGGCCCAGTGGATTTTGGAAATCGACCGCGGCAAGGGAATCCCCTTCGAAGGCAACTACACCGCTTGGTTGGAAGCTCGCGAAAAGCGAACTCAAATCGAAAAGCGACAAGCCAAGGCACGCGATCGCATGTTGTCGCGAGAATTGGAATGGATCCGGATGAGCCCAAAGGCTCGCCAAACCAAGAGCAAGGCGCGGATCAAAGCTTACGAAGAAATGTCGGCGCAAAAATTCGATGAGCAGAACGCCGAATTGGAAATCCAAATTCCGCCAGGCCGTCACTTGGGCGACTTGGTGATCGAAGCCAAGGACATCAAGAAGGGATACGGCGATCGTGTCTTGATGGATAATCTGAATTTCCGTTTGCCACCCGGTGGTATCGTCGGCGTGATCGGTCCCAACGGTGCCGGCAAGACGACGCTGTTCAAAATGTTGACCGGCCAAGAAGAGCCCGATGCGGGATCGTTCAAAGTGGGCGACACGGTCGATTTGGGCTACGTCGACCAGAGCCGCGATTCGTTGGATCCGGACAAGACGGTGTTCCAAGAAATCAGCGGTGGAACGGAAACGATCGTATTGGGCGGACGCAACGTCAATGCGAGATCCTATGTTTCGAAGTTTAATTTCAAGGGTCCCGACCAAGAAAAGAAGGTTGGCATCTTGTCAGGGGGGGAACGAAACCGAGTCCACTTGGCCAAGTTGCTTCGCAGCGGATGCAATGTGCTGTTGCTTGACGAACCGACCAATGACTTGGACGTCGACACACTTCGATCGCTGGAAGAAGCGATTGCGAACTTTGCCGGCTGTGTCGTCGTGACGTCGCACGACCGGTGGTTCCTCGATCGACTGGCGACGCATATCCTAGCGTTCGAAGGTGACGGGAAATTGACGTGGTGCGAAGGAAACTTTGACACGTACGAACGAAATCTTCGCGAGCGTTTGGGACTCGATCCAGAAGACGAAGAAGCGATCACAAAGTCTCGTTATAAGAGCATCCACGCTGGATAG